From Vanrija pseudolonga chromosome 1, complete sequence, a single genomic window includes:
- the gyp1 gene encoding GTPase-activating protein gyp1, whose translation MSHAQQQQAPSPTAAAPPARPHSAHPYMMTLSTGLFRSSSHPTRPASGNTTPQDENPPAGRSRRSRDAEWDDAWDSSSDRSDDDERPAAPRFTPRRSTSTGASASSVPAATSTNANAAPIPIRRAAETEASPPPAGAGSGSISTSWVSASYHPTPARGTPPSGPATRALASSSGSQARVATPPPAEPHAPAPTRLPPGGAWEIVETADAAEAPSTPTAKAGAEAVRADADDILRDPLHLLGSLNSSSAPPTPGRTSPAPRSGATMSRQRSVRTERRRERFVRILAGDSGGAIDIAAVRAIAWSGVPEEIRPIVWQLLLNYLPLASQPRLATLQRKRKEYSQLVEQYFGRGPASLDQQIWHQIEIDVPRTRPGAPLWSCPATQRALERILYVWAIRHPASGYVQGINDLATPFFEVFLSAYVSVDPESFDAGALPAPILAAIEADSFWCLTKLLDGIQDHYISQQPGIQRLVKRMGELIKRIDAPLAAHFEDHGVEYMQFAFRWMNCLLMREISVKCTIRMWDTYLSEGADAFSQFHLYVCSALLVKFSDRLREMDFQEIIMFLQRLPTTNWTDHDIELLLSEAFVLKNTWSGAENHFANLQVNGNNSFGMLGRT comes from the exons ATGAGCCacgcacagcagcagcaagcgccgtcccccaccgccgcggcaccgCCAGCAAGGCCCCATTCCGCCCACCCCTACATGATGACGCTCAGCACTGGCCTCTTCCGCTCCAGCTCCCACCCCACACGGCCAGCAAGCGGCAATACCACCCCGCAGGACGAGAACCCGCCAGCCGGGCGCTCCAGGCgcagccgcgacgccgagtgggaCGACGCGTGggactcgagctcggaccggtcggacgacgacgagcgccccgcggcgccgcgctttacgccgcggcggagcacgagcacgggcgcgagcgccagctcggTGCCCGCTGCGACCAGCACGAACGCGAACGCTGCCCCGATCCCCatccggcgcgccgcggagaCGGAAGCGagccccccgcccgccgggGCCGGCTCGGGCTCCATCTCAACGTCGTGGGTGAGCGCAAGCTATCACCCGACCCCGGCAcggggcacgccgccgtctggCCCGGcaacgcgcgcgctcgcttcctcgtcgggctcgcAGGCCCGCGTggccaccccgccgccggccgaaCCGCACGCGCCAGCACCGACGAGGCTGCCCCCCGGCGGCGCATGGGAGATTGTcgagacggccgacgccgccgaggcgccctCCACGCCCACGGCCAAGGCCGGTGCTGAAGctgtgcgcgccgacgcggacgatATTCTGAGAG ACCCGTTGCAcctcctcggctcgctcaACTCGAGCtcagcgccgccaacgccTGGCCGTACCTCGCCCGCACCGCGATCGGGCGCCACCATGTCGAGACAGAGAAGCGTGCGGaccgagcggcggcgggagcgatTCGTGcgcatcctcgccggcgactcgggcggcgcgataGACAttgccgccgtgcgcgccatTGCATGGTCTGGCGTGCCAGAGGAGATTCGGCCGATCGTGTGGCAGCTGTTGTTG AACTACCTCCCCCTCGCGTCCCAGCCCCGCCTTGCAACCCTTCAGCGCAAGCGGAAAGAGTACAGCCAGCTCGTGGAGCAGTACTTTGGACGGGGGCCCGCATCGCTCGACCAGCAG ATCTGGCACCAGATCGAGATCGACGTGCCCCGCACGCGGCCCGGCGCACCGCTGTGGAGCTGTCCCGCGACACAGCGGGCATTAGAACGCATCCTGTATGTGTGGGCGATACGGCACCCGGCGAGCGGGTACGTTCAGGGGATCAACGACCTCGCGACGCCGTTCTTCGAGGTGTTCTTGTCGGCGTACGTGAgcgtcgaccccgagtcattcgacgccggcgccctgCCCGCCCCGATCCTCGCGGCGATCGAGGCAGACTCGTTCTGGTGTCTCaccaagctgctcgacggcatccAGGACCACTACATCTCGCAGCAGCCCGGTATCCAGCGCCTCGTGAAGCGCATGGGCGAGCTCATCAAGCgcatcgacgcgccgctcgccgcgcacttTGAGGATCATGGCGTCGAGTACATGCAGTTCGCGTTCCGGTGGATGAACTGTCTGCTCATGCGCGAGATTAGCGTCAAGTGTACTATCCGCATGTGGGACACGTATTTG TCCGAAGGCGCAGACGCATTCTCCCAGTTCCACCTCTACGTCTGCTCAGCCCTCCTGGTCAAGTTCTCTGACCGGCTCCGCGAGATGGACTTCCAGGAGATCATCATGTTCCTCCAGCGCCTGCCGACGACCAACTGGACCGACCACGACATTGAGCTGTTGTTGTCGGAAGCGTTTGTGCTTAAGAACACGTGGTCGGGCGCCGAGAACCACTTTGCAAACCTCCAAGTCAATGGAAACAACAGCTTTGGCATGCTCGGGAGAACATAG
- the SPBC902.04 gene encoding putative RNA-binding protein, whose amino-acid sequence MSMYGPFRRIVTSHAEADTDGSQVELHDDTPPFRTALDGGAAFTALFATLGLPAKSTHAIDSAGIDAAAALAPAVVTPNGVNAQVTDLAPNFRVAMHRTNSVDYNVLLKGSVYLITPDGEGKEKRTLVQAGEIVIQRGTVHGWEAGPEGARWVSVIVNAEPVVAGGKPLEEVDFPMSFSEACESPDFKRWLITTLEPMCDADPDVLADYIIALLKHESSMTEAEWKKYMVDELKEFLDANSAPFVDLCFTTLHTKSYLPQQQAGAPAAPAAEPVAGPSSPRRAGNEIEMGEAGEVGAPQGGQAPRKRARCRDYHERGFCMRGVNCPFEHSDDVFIPTPEQMMFQMQQAQQGFMGPPGPGGRGGPRGRGRGGHRGGRGGGPGGPMGPMPGMPFDPNMPPFMGGPPGMPGGPPFMPFPPGGGPAADFQGTNRPPSDRTSTTILITDVPPQHLSMGAIRDYFGQFGDVTNVAIEGNSKRALVSFGSNREAYKAWKSDEAVFGSRHVKVLWHRPRPGQGEEGQKALEKSAQLIANMKKLESGENAQGDVVAKLEGPESRLKKTLALLEAKEKRQKKETLIAEQKVLFARAATASKEDKVAILGRIKEIAKEMEEADKPAPEPVDTDMTDKDRLDAELAKHGMETSAGADQAELLKLNAQLSALKDKASSLGITGNRFSPYGRGAPRGSPRARGRGRGRGGAFTRPMRLDNRSTTIHLTGDALAGGDAAVREWFESTGGRIETGPDGGLLATYESREKAEKALSHGTKDIPNLAGNLNAAWHSAPAPAYAGNGAASAAAGAADGDGEVDMEEGERRDRDLD is encoded by the exons ATGTCAATGTACGGCCCCTTCCGGCGCATCGTCACCtcgcacgccgaggcggacacCGACGGCTCGCAGGtcgagctgcacgacgacacgccgccgttCCGCACAGCTCTGGACGGGGGTGCGGCCTTCACCGCGCTCTTCGCGACCCTCGGCCTGCCTGCCAAGTCGACACATGCCATCGACAGCGCAGgcatcgacgccgcggcggcgctcgcgcccgccgtggTGACGCCTAACGGCGTCAACGCGCAGGtcaccgacctcgcgccgAACTTCCGCGTCGCGATGCACCGCACCAACTCGGTCGACTACAATGTTTTGTTGAAGGGCAGCGTGTACCTCATCAcgcccgacggcgaggggaAGGAGAAGCGCACGCTCGTGCAAGCCGGCGAGATTGTTATTCAACGGGGCACGGTGCACGGGTGGGAGGCTGGCCCCGAGGGCGCGCGCTGGGTCAGCGTCATCGTCAATGCTGAGCCTGTTGTTGCTGGGGGCAAGCCGTTGGAAGAGGTCGACTTTC CCATGTCCTTCAGCGAGGCATGCGAGTCGCCAGACTTTAAGCGGTGGCTCATCACCACCCTCGAGCCGAT GTGCGACGCCGAtcccgacgtgctcgccgactATATCATCGCGCTGCTCAAGCACGAGTCGAGCAtgaccgaggccgagtggaAGAAG TAcatggtcgacgagctcaaagagttcctcgacgccaactcCGCCCCCTTCGTCGACCTCTGCTTCACAACATTGCATACAAAGTCGTACCTcccccagcagcaggctgGTGCTCCAGCTGCCCCTGCCGCTGAGCCCGTCGcgggcccgtcgtcgccaagacGCGCGGGCAACGAGAtcgagatgggcgaggcgggAGAGGTCGGCGCGCCACAGGGTGGACAGGCGCCGCGGaagcgcgctcgctgccgcgacTATCATG AACGCGGATTCTGCATGCGCGGAGTCAACTGCCCCTTCGAACACTCGGACGACGTCTTCATCCCAACACCCGAGCAGATGATGTTCCAGATgcagcaggcccagcaggGCTTCATGGGGCCTCCTGGACCcggagggcgcggcggcccccgaggacgcggacggGGAGGACACCgtggcggacgcggcggcggaccaGGGGGTCCCATGGGCCCCATGCCCGGCATGCCGTTCGACCCCAACATGCCTCCCTTCATGGGAGGGCCGCCTGGCATGCCTGGCGGCCCACCGTTCATGCCCTTCCCTCCTGGTGGCGGCCCAGCAGCAGACTTCCAGGGCACGAACCGTCCCCCCTCGGACCGGACATCAACGACGATTCTCATCACCGAcgtgccgccgcagcacctGTCAATGGGCGCGATCCGCGACTACTTTGGCCAGTTTGGCGACGTGACAAACGTCGCTATCGAGGGCAACTCGAAAAGAGCACTCGTGTCGTTTGGTTCTAACCGCGAGGCGTACAAGGCGTGGAAGTCGGACGAGGCCGTGTTTGGCTCGCGGCATGTCAAGGTGCTGTGGCACCGTCCCCGCCCCGgccagggcgaggagggccagAAGGCGCTCGAGAAGAGCGCGCAGCTCATCGCCAACATGAAGAAGCTGGAGAGCGGCGAGAATGCCCAGGGCGACGtggtcgccaagctcgagggccCCGAGAGCCGGCTCAAGaagacgctcgcgctcctcgaggccaaggagaagcGCCAGAAGAAGGAGACGCTGATCGCCGAGCAAAAGGTCCTgtttgcgcgcgcggccaccgcgtcaaaggaggacaaggtcgccatcctcggccgcatcaaggagattgccaaggagatggaggaggccgacaagcCCGCGCCCGAGCCAGTTGACACGGACATGACGGACAAggaccgcctcgacgccgagctggccaagCACGGCATGGAgacgagcgccggcgccgaccaggccgagctgctcaagctcAACGCGCAGCTGTCAGCCCTGAAGGACAAG GCGTCCTCCCTCGGTATCACTGGCAACCGTTTCTCGCCGtacggccgcggcgctcctcgcggcagcccgcgtgcgcgcggacggggacgcggccgcggcggcgctttCACGCGCCCGATGCGCCTCGACAaccgctcgacgacgatccACCTCACTGGTGatgcgctggctggcggcgacgccgccgtgcgcgagtGGTTCGAGAGCACGGGCGGGCGGATCGAGACTGGCCCCGATGGCGGCTTGTTGGCGACGTACGAGTcgcgcgagaaggccgagaaggcgctCTCGCACGGCACAAAGGACATTCCCAACCTCGCTGGCAACCTCAACGCCGCGTGGCACTCGGCCCCGGCGCCAGCATACGCTGGCAACGGCGCTGCAtctgcggcggctggggcggcggacggcgacggcgaggtcgacatggaggagggcgagcgccgcgaccgcgacctcgACTAG
- the dcp2 gene encoding mRNA decapping complex subunit 2, with protein MPARPITPHRARPPHMDHHPSPSSAGPSHTPVAAQTEDEDGGDENVFRDMTFEEVLEDLNARFLVNLPEQETSLVRVYWQAEQAHWFYEDYIRPLNPFLPSLSQRQFTHLIIESSPLYANSAIDYDAIWEEYCAYKKMVPCCGGIIISANGDKVLMVRGWKSNAGWCFPRGKINSEESDMDCAIREVEEETGYDMSGKVNEKDFIKTQISAQEVTMFLAKGVDESTVFETQTRKEIGAIEWIPFYDLPTWTNKKGPKRTGGKGQKKFYNVTPFVGPLKKWLAKNGINPYPPRPKEKQQHTNNIPGSAGKQGKERHLQPFAFDDTHAAAQQPATAIDHLFAKFIQKDEGVLALESDNARKLDQLFSNLEPKSAEQQAQERKEDDALASLLSGLSTVAAPAPPQHVSAPPADPKQSKLLGILNAPKAAPSTTPASPPRSTHQSNLLSMLASPPKPGASLHATPSPAATGSADNHDDRRSRQQALLEASFGSEFGAPQPNLSVPPRSHTHSAATSTGTYPTPNVAPIDMPSPQNYTNPGWHEPPQPPPQQPQFNQYSPEAPQHRAYDGSPQRLGQYASPLQQPGQFVQPGYQQPPQQFLPPAPPNGGPAPSDHQRALLGTLFGAGGGAPRPQAGFPPLGAPFGAYPLGPQPGNFPPGGLPPGNLPPPGFGPGGFPNQYGARPSATGQYGAVPPPLQQQRVYSGGYAPPLGAAYGGPGPQGNLPPLQQQPLGPPPGLAPLPVPPAAQPISPSAVHQPVPRPPVGGGLLGLMGGR; from the exons ATGCCCGCGCGGCCAATCACAcctcaccgcgctcgccctccgcaCATGGACCATCACCCGTCGCCATCATCTGCAGGGCCATCACATACGCCAGTAGCGGCACAGACGGAAGATgaagacggcggcgatgagaACGTCTTCCGAGACATGACGTTTGAAGAGGtcctcgaggacctcaacGCCCGcttcctcgtcaacctcccAGAACAAGAGACGAGCCTCGTGCGCGTCTACTGGCAGGCAGAGCAGGCCCACTGGTTCTACGAAGACTACATCAGACCGCTCAACCCCTTCCTCCCGTCTCTATCCCAGCGGCAGTTTACGCATCTCATCATcgagtcgtcgccgctgtaTGCCAACTCGGCCATCGACTATGACGCCATATGGGAAGAGTACTGCGCGTACAAGAAGATGGTGCCATGCTGCGGCGGCATCATCATCTCGGCCAACGGGGACAAGGTGCTCATGGTGCGAGGATGGAAGTCGAACGCTGGCTGGTGCTTTCCCCGAGGCAAGATCAACTCGGAAGAATCCGACATGGACTGTGCGATCCGAGAA GTTGAAGAAGAGACAGGCTACGACATGTCGGGAAAAGTCAACGAGAAGGACTTTATCAAGACGCAGATCAGCGCCCAGGAGGTGACCATGTTCCTTGCcaagggcgtcgacgagtcgACAGTGTTCGAGACACAGACCCGCAAGGAGATTGGTGCGATCGAGTGGATCCCATTCTACGACTTGCCGACCTGGACCAACAAGAAGGGACCAAAGCGCACCGGTGGCAAGGGACAGAAGAAGTTCTACAACGTCACGCCGTTTGTCGGCCCACTCAAGAAGTGGCTGGCAAAGAACGGCATCAACCCGTACCCACCCAGACCTAAagagaagcagcagcacaccaACAACATTCCTGGGTCGGCTGGCAAGCAGGGCAAGGAGCGCCACCTGCAGCCCTTTGCGTTTGACGACACGCATGCCGCCGCTCAGCAGCCTGCGACTGCAATCGACCATCTCTTTGCCAAGTTTATCCAGAAGGACGAGGGTGTCCTGGCACTGGAAAGCGACAATGCCCGcaagctcgaccagctgTTCTCAAACCTGGAGCCAAAGAgcgccgagcagcaagcacaggagcgcaaggaggaTGACGCGTTAGCGAGTCTTCTCAGCGGTCTGTCAACCGTGgctgcgccagcaccaccacagcaCGTCTCTGCACCCCCGGCCGACCCCAAACAATCAaagctcctcggcatcctcaaCGCGCCAAAGGCAGCACCATCTACTACTCCCGCATCTCCCCCACGATCGACTCATCAATCTAACCTGCTCTCCATGCTTGCCTCGCCACCTAAGCCCGGCGCTTCCCTCCATGCTACGCCATCTCCCGCAGCAACAGGGTCCGCCGACAACCACGATgaccgccgcagccgccaacAGGCTCTCCTCGAAGCCAGCTTTGGCTCAGAGTTTGGCGCACCCCAACCCAACCTCTCCGTCCCTCCACGATCGCACACCCACTCTGCGGCGACATCGACCGGCACCTACCCGACTCCCAACGTCGCCCCGATCGACATGCCCTCGCCGCAAAACTACACCAACCCCGGCTGGCAcgagccgccgcagccgcctccCCAGCAACCACAGTTCAACCAATACTCGCCCGAGGCGCCTCAGCACCGGGCATATGACGGCTCGCCGCAGCGTCTTGGCCAGTATGCGTCGCCTCTTCAACAGCCGGGGCAGTTTGTTCAGCCGGGCTACCAGCAGCCCCCACAACAGTTCCTCCCCCCGGCTCCGCCCAACGgcggcccggcgccgagcgatCACCAGCgtgcgctcctcggcacgctgtttggcgccggcggtggggCTCCCAGGCCCCAAGCCGGCTTCCCTCCCCTAGGTGCTCCCTTTGGAGCGTACCCGTTAGGACCTCAGCCCGGCAACTTCCCTCCTGGCGGCCTTCCTCCCGGCAATCTCCCTCCCCCCGGGTTCGGACCGGGCGGGTTCCCCAACCAGTACGGTGCTCGGCCATCTGCGACTGGGCAGTATGGCGCTGTGCCTCCCCCGCTTCAACAGCAACGGGTGTACAGCGGAGGATACGCGCCGCCACTGGGGGCAGCGTATGGTGGCCCCGGGCCGCAAGGCAATCTCCcgccgctgcagcagcagcctctgGGCCCCCCTCCGGGCCTCGCTCCGCTGCCCGTCCCGCCTGCCGCGCAGCCGATCTCGCCTTCGGCCGTGCACCAGCCTGTGCCGCGCCCGCCTGTCGgtggcggcctgctcgggcTGATGGGCGGGCGTTAG
- the gbs1889 gene encoding Unsaturated chondroitin disaccharide hydrolase: MPGPAKHDLSTSTMPSASAPSITARLAGLPASAADIFTPSDIVRVVEVAKKYDEPEGTPITRIPEYTQPGGPNNYHCSKIEVAWTQGFFPGLLWLLVERERLVPGTLAAAGYTEEEVVAFARRWQGSFRHLARHAINHDQGFRFQLPFGRDLALTGEKSNVAVLVEAADSLVDRYDERVGCIRSWDTMLKVGLPDIYRRDNTHEHYLVIIDNMMNLDLLYEVADLTGDRKYAEIATTQAEKMIKGHIRPDGTTYHVVNFTQDGEVDKQMTHQGYADESCWARGQAWGIYGYAQCALRTGRKEFVDASRQLADAFIKRLPESGVPWWDFDAPKPCPYDASAGTIAARGFQMLYELLLPSDPAAAEYYLAAGFKLIDDTVRECASPAASVKNGAVSWGEGGWETILQHSTINGNQYSTRKLLDHGLVYADYYYVEFANEALKLKAKLAKA, from the exons ATGCCTGGCCCAGCTAAGCACGACCTCTCTACCAGCACCATGCCCTCCGCCTCTGCGCCGTCCATCACTGCCCGCCTTGCTGGCCTGCCCGCGTCCGCGGCGGACATCTTCACGCCGTCCGACAttgtgcgcgtcgtcgaggtcgctaAGAAGTATGACGAGCCTGAG GGAACCCCCATCACCCGTATCCCCGAGTACACGCAGCCCGGCGGCCCGAACAACTACCACTGCAGCAAGA TCGAAGTCGCGTGGACGCAGGGCTTCTTCCCCGGCCTGCTGTGGctgcttgtcgagcgcgagcgccttgttCCCGGcacgcttgccgccgcgggctACACCGAGGAAGAAGTCGTCGCCTTCGCGCGCAGGTGGCAGGGCAGCTTCCGTCACCTGGCGCGCCATGCGATCAACCACGACCAGGGGTTCCGCTTCCAGCTGCCGTTCgggcgcgacctcgcgctgaCGGGCGAGAAGAGCAACGTTGCCGTGCTTGTTGAggcggccgactcgctcgtcgaccggtacgacgagcgcgtcggctgCATCCGCTCGTGGGACACGATGCTCAAGGTCGGCCTGCCGGACATCTACCGCCGCGACAACACGCACGAGCACtacctcgtcatcatcgacaACATGATGAACCTCGACCTGCTGtacgaggtcgccgacctgaCCGGCGACAGGAAGTACGCCGAGATTGCCACCACGCAGGCCGAGAAGATGATCAAGGGCCACATCCGCCCCGACGGCACAACGTACCACGTCGTCAACTTTACccaggacggcgaggtcgacaagcAGATGACGCACCAGGGCTACGCCGACGAGTCGTGCTGGGCCCGCGGGCAGGCGTGGGGCATCTACGGCTATGCCCAGTGTGCGCTGCGTACCGGCCGCAAGGAGTTTGTCGACGCGAGCAGGCAGCTGGCGGATGCGTTCATCAAGCGGCTGCCCGAGAGCGGTGTTCCTTGGTG GGACTTTGACGCGCCCAAGCCCTGCCCCtacgacgcgtcggcgggcacgatcgccgcgcgcggcttcCAGATGCTCtacgagctgctgctgccctcggACCCCGCAGCGGCAGAGTACTACCTCGCGGCTGGGTTcaagctcatcgacgacactgtgcgcgagtgcgcgtcgcccgcggcgagcgtcaAGAACGGCGCCGTGagctggggcgagggcgggtgggAGACCATCCTCCAGCACTCGACGATCAACGGTAACCAGTACTCGACGCGCAAGCTGCTCGACCACGGACTGGTGTATGCCGACTACTACTATGTCGAGTTTGCGAACGAGGCGTTGaagctcaaggccaagctggCGAAGGCGTAG
- the STE23 gene encoding A-factor-processing enzyme, translating to MGSQTPPHTFPPAPPLGEGDDHDVTLELPSTDRRPHRYFILPNGIEAVVISDVNADKGAASISVQAGSMNDPEDLPGCAHFCEHLVFISSKKFPEEDGYKAFLKANNGGSNAGTGMTHTDYFFDVAPRALKEGLERTADFILNPLFPTSQVDREVNAIEAEYKMDLPNDPHRQYQILYTLAKPGHRLNHFNIGNIESLVTLPERDGRSPRDELVDWHAANYCGRRIKVVVFGREDVDTLQSWVTNLFSDARISTQGLPLTGPNAVFRSFDIPFRPEELGKVVFYQAIRKSRNITIHIPIPDVRHMYRTKPFWFIVRLLGYEGNGSVLASLKERGWATSLDTWIDERTPGYGLLGLHIMLTADGLKHWTEASALVFDCVRMLRRRSHDLEQVFEEQQEISNLKFRYRQKRDSVAHVKNLVQRLRHPVPRSKVLSSATIFEEYNSSFINTALEHLQLENAIVFVESQELPANGPPTFTTTEPIYGGRFTVDSLQKFVQLGDTIDPTLHLPNPNPFIPKNFELTPTGTVSDVPLLLSDTAYSRLWYKKDTTFLLPKSSIKMKLQSPLINASARGAALSLLLIELTHHVFSTEEGDAEVAGFSWYAGGVHDTLRFNMTGFTDKLGFFVGRIISTLLNFAVDPTTFGNVVEQSKQDLKNELFQPPYLVVYHEAPKLLVETHWNQEELIQELENVTVSDAVAFRTELFARLHIETLVYGAISEEGAIKLHSNIEKAIGSAALTPNEKGGPPRSLLLPEGYEGTKEFTYGNSEEPSNGIAYTLYAATGVDDRTTRLIASLVLQVARAPFSSILRTQEQLGYAVKLHPDVVEGSLVRLQAYIQSDREPAFVESRISDFFGHKLGGILRDLSDDDFAKYVQSVVDALEEKLPNPDEEAFRIWEAITHGRYEFDRRATDAAHLRTITKADLVDFYDRYLNSSSKTRRKLVVYLRSQRTAPTEVKSGEKIEDIAAFRQGLVADKRATPVKPWTEYAKGS from the exons ATGGGATCGCAAACACCCCCCCACACCTTCCCACCAGCCCCGCCGCTGGGCGAGGGGGACGACCATGACGTCACACTGGAGCTCCCATCCACCGACAGGCGCCCACACCGCTACTTCATCCTTCCCAATGGCATCGAAGCCGTCGTGATATCCGACGTGAATGCCGACAAGGGTGCAGCAAGCATATCAGTTCAAGCCGGGTCCATGAATGATCCCGAAGACCTCCCGGGATGTGCACACTTCTG CGAACATCTTGTGTTCATCAGCTCCAAGAAA TTTCCCGAGGAAGACGGATACAAAGCCTTCCTGAAAGCCAACAATGGCGGTTCCAATGCTGGAACCGGTATGACGCACACCGACTACTTCTTTGATGTCGCTCCTCGTGCGCTGAAAGAGGGTCTTGAGCGGACAGCCGATTTCATTCTCAACCCTCTGTTTCCTACCAGCCAGGTCGACAGGGAAGTCAACGCAATCGAGGCAGAGTACAAAATGGATCTCCCAAATGACCCTCAT CGACAATACCAAATCCTCTATACGCTGGCGAAACCAGGCCATCGGCTCAATCATTTCAATATCGGCAACATCGAATCACTTGTCACACTTCCTGAGAGAGACGGGCGCAGCCCGCGGGATGAGCTGGTCGACTGGCATGCAGCCAACTATTGTGGTCGGCGAATCAAAGTCGTTGTTTTTGGTCGAGAGGATGTGGATACTTTGCAAAGCTGGGTGACAAACCTGTTTTCAGATGCCCGGATCTCGACGCAAGGCCTGCCGTTAACCGGTCCCAACGCCGTCTTCCGCTCCTTTGACATACCTTTCCGCCCAGAGGAGCTCGGTAAAGTTGTCTTCTACCAGGCTATCAGGAAGAGTCGCAACATTACGATACACATCCCAATCCCAGATGTTCGTCATATGTACCGAACAAAA CCCTTTTGGTTCATCGTTCGACTACTTGGGTATGAGGGTAACGGATCCGTCCTCGCGTCACTGAAGGAACGCGGCTGGGCGACCAGTTTGGACACCTGGATAGACGAGAGGACGCCCGGATAtggcctcctcgggctccaCATCATGTTGACAGCCGACGGATTGAAGCATTGGACCGAGGCCTCGGCGCTGGTCTTCGACTGCGTGCGGATGTTGCGTCGACGATCGCATGACTTGGAGCAAGTCTTCGAGGAGCAGCAAGAGATATCCAATCTCAAGTTCAGGTACCGGCAGAAGCGAGATAGCGTGGCACACGTGAAGAACCTGGTGCAGCGCCTCCGCCATCCCGTTCCTCGATCGAAGGTTCTCTCCTCGGCTACGATCTTTGAGGAATACAACTCGAGTTTCATCAACACAGCGCTGGAGCACCTCCAACTCGAAAACGCCATCGTTTTTGTGGAGTCTCAGGAGCTCCCCGCCAACGGTCCTCCTACTTTCACCACAACTGAGCCAATCTACGGTGGTCGGTTCACAGTCGACAGTCTTCAGAAGTTTGTTCAGCTCGGTGACACAATTGATCCAACACTTCATTTGCCAAATCCCAACCCGTTCATCCCCAAGAACTTTGAGCTGACCCCGACGGGGACGGTCTCGGATGTTCCTCTTCTTCTTTCCGACACCGCCTACTCGCGACTGTGGTACAAGAAGGACACGACGTTCCTGTTGCCGAAAAGCTCCATCAAGATGAAGCTACAGTCTCCTCTCATTAACGCTTCGGCGCGCGGAGCAGCACTCAGCCTCTTGCTTATAGAGTTGACTCATCATGTCTTTTCAACAGAGGAaggtgacgccgaggttgcAGGATTCTCGTGGTACGCGGGTGGGGTCCACGATACCCTGCGCTTCAACATGACGGGATTCACCGATAAACTTGGCTTCTTCGTCGGCAGAATCATTTCCACGTTGTTGAACTTTGCTGTTGACCCCACAACCTTTGGTAACGTGGTCGAGCAATCGAAGCAAGATCTCAAGAACGAACTGTTCCAACCGCCATATCTTGTTGTATACCACGAAGCCCCCAAACTTCTCGTGGAAACTCATTGGAATCAGGAAGAGCTAATTCAGGAGCTAGAGA ATGTAACTGTTTCTGATGCGGTGGCATTCAGGACCGAGCTCTTCGCCAGGCTGCACATTGAAACGTTGGTGTACGGAGCAATCTCGGAGGAGGGCGCAATCAAGCTCCACTCGAACATCGAGAAGGCCATAGGCAGTGCCGCTCTCACTCCGAATGAGAAGGGTGGACCGCCAAGGTCGCTGCTCCTGCCGGAAG GGTACGAAGGAACCAAGGAGTTCACCTATGGGAATAGCGAGGAGCCCAGCAATGGGATCGCCTATACTCTCTACGCTGCGACTGGCGTGGACGATCGTACTACCCGCCTCATTGCGTCACTTGTCCTCCAAGTTGCTCGTGCTCCGTTCTCCTCGATTCTACGAACTCAAGAACAACTGGGGTATGCGGTTAAGCTCCACCCCGATGTGGTAGAAGGATCACTTGTGCGCCTTCAGGCGTACATTCAATCAGACCGCGAGCCCGCGTTCGTCGAGAGTCGCATCTCAGACTTTTTCGGCCACAAGCTCGGGGGCATCCTCAGGGATCTCTCAGACGACGACTTTGCAAAGTACGTTCAGAGTGTCgtggacgcgctcgaggagaagcTCCCGAACCCGGACGAGGAAGCATTCCGCATCTGGGAAGCCATCACACATGGGCGCTACGAATTCGACCGTCGagcgaccgacgccgcccacctTCGTACTAtcaccaaggccgacctTGTTGACTTTTACGACCGCTACCTCAACAGCAGTTCCAAGACGCggcgcaagctcgtcgtctaCCTGCGCAGCCAGAGGACTGCCCCCACAGAGGTCAAGTCGGGCGAGAAGATTGAGGACATTGCTGCGTTCAGGCAGGGTCTCGTGGCCGACAAGAGGGCGACGCCTGTCAAGCCTTGGACGGAGTATGCCAAGGGGTCATGA